A DNA window from bacterium contains the following coding sequences:
- a CDS encoding ABC transporter substrate-binding protein produces MKRTEWKQVAVGVSLALALGFGVSGGVSGASPSFTMTIGDVEPYTGDLGPLGAPADKAVKLATAQLNQAAKQAGLRITFKLSTADTRTDPQGAILAARQVIDAGATCLTGPATTPEATAILNSVTKLKHIAMMPSATSTKLRKVDDGHTIFRTAPPDNLQARALVLAVKGALGAAQGKTVAIGYQNSPYGEGLANTFKQEWTAMGGKIQGPVGYDPNQASYDSEAAAIVKDNPDAFVFADFPDTFGKVIAALLRTGKFSASKLFVSDALAVSPIPSAIPAAGLEGAHATNAGSPTGTPEAKAFNALYLAAPGPRRFALDANNFDSAILCGLAAVAAGSNASAKIAAELPKISGPAGQPFTYLKLSSAMKALAAGKQIHYVGVSGPIDFDSRGDTSSGTFDLSTWKNGTLVLVRKIDTKG; encoded by the coding sequence ATGAAGCGGACGGAGTGGAAGCAAGTTGCCGTAGGGGTGTCGCTGGCCCTGGCGCTGGGGTTCGGCGTGAGCGGCGGTGTCAGCGGGGCCAGCCCGAGCTTCACGATGACGATCGGCGACGTCGAGCCGTACACCGGCGACCTCGGGCCGCTCGGGGCGCCGGCGGACAAGGCGGTGAAGCTGGCCACGGCGCAACTCAACCAGGCCGCCAAGCAGGCAGGGCTCAGGATCACCTTCAAGCTGTCGACCGCGGACACGCGGACGGATCCACAGGGAGCGATCCTGGCAGCCCGGCAGGTCATCGATGCGGGGGCGACGTGCCTCACCGGTCCCGCCACCACCCCCGAGGCGACCGCCATCCTGAACTCGGTCACCAAGCTCAAGCACATCGCCATGATGCCCTCGGCGACGAGCACCAAGCTGCGGAAGGTGGACGACGGGCACACCATCTTCAGGACCGCTCCGCCGGATAATCTGCAGGCGCGCGCGCTGGTCCTCGCCGTCAAGGGCGCGCTGGGCGCCGCCCAGGGCAAGACGGTGGCGATCGGCTACCAGAACTCCCCCTATGGCGAGGGACTGGCCAACACCTTCAAACAGGAGTGGACGGCGATGGGGGGAAAGATCCAGGGCCCGGTGGGATACGATCCCAACCAGGCCAGCTATGACTCGGAGGCGGCCGCGATCGTGAAGGACAATCCGGACGCCTTCGTCTTCGCCGACTTCCCGGACACCTTCGGCAAGGTGATCGCCGCGCTGCTGCGCACCGGCAAGTTCTCCGCCAGCAAGCTGTTTGTGTCCGATGCGCTCGCGGTCTCCCCGATCCCGTCCGCGATCCCAGCGGCCGGCCTGGAGGGAGCCCACGCCACCAACGCCGGGAGCCCCACCGGCACCCCTGAGGCGAAGGCGTTCAACGCGCTCTACCTGGCCGCGCCCGGGCCGCGGCGCTTCGCCCTCGACGCGAACAACTTCGACTCGGCGATCCTCTGCGGGCTCGCCGCCGTCGCCGCCGGCTCGAACGCCTCCGCGAAGATCGCCGCCGAGCTGCCCAAGATCTCGGGACCGGCGGGGCAGCCGTTCACCTACCTCAAGCTCTCCAGCGCGATGAAGGCGCTGGCCGCCGGAAAGCAGATCCACTACGTGGGCGTGTCGGGCCCGATCGACTTCGACTCACGCGGGGACACGAGTTCCGGTACCTTCGATCTCTCGACGTGGAAGAACGGCACCCTGGTCCTGGTGCGGAAGATCGACACCAAGGGGTGA